A segment of the Bacteroidales bacterium genome:
AACTTTTCTCATGACCGAAGGGAGTAATCTTTTAAATTATTTAAACCTTAACTTATTAACATTGACCGGACAGGTAGGCAATCGAAATGACAATATAGGAGTTTTTTTTACGAACACTACATTGGGTCAACATCAAAAACAATTTGCAGGTTTCCATAATCTTTTGTGTGTTTCAGCTCATTTGATGTTTTGTATAAATATGTTTTGGCTTTTGAAAATGATTTATCTTTTTCAATTTTAATTAATATTGTTTTAAGATACCAATTCTGAATTCTATTTATAACAGGAGCCTGTGGCCCTAATAATCTTTTACCGAATATTGGTTTTAATTTATTTGCCAGTTGTTTTGATGCAATATTAAGTGTTTCAGGATTTTTATGTTTGATAGTAATTTTAATTAAACGGTTAAAGGGTGGATAGTTAAATTTTTTTCTTTCTTTAATTTGATTTTCATAAAACGATATATAATCATTATTCATTACGAAATGAATAATTGGATGAGCGGGATTAGAAGTCTGGATAATTACTTTCCCTCTTTTTTCGCTTCTTCCTGCTCTGCCACTTACCTGCAACATTAATTGAAAACTACGTTCAGAAGCTCTGAAATCAGGATAATTCAACATGTTATCTGCATTTAATATTCCCACAATTCTTACATTATCAAAATCAAGTCCTTTTGATATCATTTGAGTTCCTATAAGTATATCTACATTATTATTTTCAAAATCAGAAATTATTCTCTGATAAGCATATCTTGAACGTGTTGTATCAAGGTCCATTCTTGCTATTTTTGCTTCGGGAAAAAATATTGCTATTTCATCTTCAATTTTTTCAGTGCCAAAACCTTTTGTTTCCATTGATGTACTTCCACATGCCAGGCAATTCGCAGGATTGTTTAAAGTGTATCCACAATAATGACAATTAAGGTTATTAAAATATTTATGATAAGTTAAACTAACATTACAATGTTCACATTCAGGTATCCAGCCACATACTGAACATTCAAGATAAGGAGAATATCCACGTCGATTTTGAAATAAAATTACCTGTTCCTTATTTTTTAAAGCAGTTTCAATATTTTCCAGTAAAACAGGTGAGAAAAACGATTTCATCTGTTTTTTTCTGTATGCTGTTTTGGTATCAGCAATAATAACTTCAGGCAATTGAATTTCTTTATATCGTTGAGTTAGCTCAACATATCCGAATTTTTTATTTTTGCTGTTATAGTATGATTCAATTGAAGGAGTAGCTGTTCCAAGTAATATTTTAGCATTATGCAGTTTGCCAAGAACTATTGCACAATCGCGGGCATGGTATCGGGGAACAGGGTCAAATTGTTTATAGGTGTTTTCATGTTCTTCATCAATAATTATTAATCCTAAATTATTGAAAGGCAAAAAAATTGATGAACGTACACCTAATATAACTTTATACGAGTTTTCATCATTATTTAATACTTTATTCCAGATTTCAACTCTTTCAGAATCATTAAATTTTGAATGATAAATACCAACTTTTTTCCCAAATATATTTTTTAAGCGATTAATGATTTGTGTTGTTAATGCAATTTCGGGAAGAAGATAAAGCACTTGTTTTCCGGTAGCAATAATATCATTAATTAATTTAATATATATTTCGGTTTTACCGCTTGATGTAACACCATGTAGCAAAGTAACATCTTTATTAATAAAATCCTGTTTTATTTTGTTATAAGCCTTAGCCTGAAAATCATTTAACTTACTTGATTTTTTTAATGATATTATATTTTCTTTAAGTCTGCCAACTTCTTTTTCGTATATAATCAGAGCATTTTTCTTTACAAGCGAATTTAAAGTTTGGTCTGTAGCTTTTACTCGTTCTAAAAGTTCTTTTTTGGTAACTTCTTTTGGCGTTTTATTATTAAGAAATTCTGAAAGAGTTAAATAGGTAACTAATAATTCAAATTGTTTAGGGGCTTTTTGTAACTTATCAAGTAAAGTATTAAGATTTTTTTTGTTTTTAAAATCATCAGGTAATTTTACATATTTCACTAATTTTGGTTTATAGCTGTCTTTTATTTTTTCAACTACATAAACTGCATTCTTATTGATTAGATTTTTAATAACTGATAAAGATTTGCTGCTTTCAATTAATGAACTTATTTCATTTATAGTTAATATATTTCTTTTTTCAAGGATATTAATTATTAAATATTCTGTATCGTTTAAATTTTTATGCTCAGAAAAACTTTCATTATATATTATTTTTGTTTCGCTTTCTAATTTTAATCCTGACGGAAGAGCTGCTTTATAAACTTCACCAAGAGAACACATATAATATT
Coding sequences within it:
- the priA gene encoding primosomal protein N'; its protein translation is MDNKNTLFADIILPLPIPKLYTYSIPSELEQKIKTGHRVIVQFGKKKLYSAIVCNIHNNKPEKYKTKKIISILDEKPIINNLQLKFWKWISEYYMCSLGEVYKAALPSGLKLESETKIIYNESFSEHKNLNDTEYLIINILEKRNILTINEISSLIESSKSLSVIKNLINKNAVYVVEKIKDSYKPKLVKYVKLPDDFKNKKNLNTLLDKLQKAPKQFELLVTYLTLSEFLNNKTPKEVTKKELLERVKATDQTLNSLVKKNALIIYEKEVGRLKENIISLKKSSKLNDFQAKAYNKIKQDFINKDVTLLHGVTSSGKTEIYIKLINDIIATGKQVLYLLPEIALTTQIINRLKNIFGKKVGIYHSKFNDSERVEIWNKVLNNDENSYKVILGVRSSIFLPFNNLGLIIIDEEHENTYKQFDPVPRYHARDCAIVLGKLHNAKILLGTATPSIESYYNSKNKKFGYVELTQRYKEIQLPEVIIADTKTAYRKKQMKSFFSPVLLENIETALKNKEQVILFQNRRGYSPYLECSVCGWIPECEHCNVSLTYHKYFNNLNCHYCGYTLNNPANCLACGSTSMETKGFGTEKIEDEIAIFFPEAKIARMDLDTTRSRYAYQRIISDFENNNVDILIGTQMISKGLDFDNVRIVGILNADNMLNYPDFRASERSFQLMLQVSGRAGRSEKRGKVIIQTSNPAHPIIHFVMNNDYISFYENQIKERKKFNYPPFNRLIKITIKHKNPETLNIASKQLANKLKPIFGKRLLGPQAPVINRIQNWYLKTILIKIEKDKSFSKAKTYLYKTSNELKHTKDYGNLQIVFDVDPM